Proteins encoded together in one Thermococcus barophilus MP window:
- a CDS encoding LamB/YcsF family protein, translating to MKVDLNSDLGESFGRYKLGMDEEVMKYVTSANVACGWHAGDPLVMRKTVKLAKENNVEVGAHPGYPDLIGFGRRYMKITREEARNYILYQIGALYAFVKAEGLTLQHVKPHGALYNALVKDEELARGVLEGIADFDKKLIFVGLSLSKPLEIAEEMGLRVAHEVFADRAYNPDGTLVPRSREGAVIHDKELIAERVISMVKDGGVKAINGEWVELKADTICVHGDNPKALEITAYIRKRLEEEGVKIVPMRKVI from the coding sequence ATGAAAGTTGACCTCAATTCTGACCTCGGCGAAAGCTTCGGGAGGTACAAACTCGGCATGGACGAGGAAGTTATGAAATACGTCACATCAGCCAACGTTGCATGCGGCTGGCACGCTGGAGATCCATTGGTAATGAGAAAAACCGTAAAGCTTGCAAAAGAAAACAATGTTGAGGTGGGTGCTCACCCGGGCTATCCAGACCTTATAGGCTTTGGTAGGAGATACATGAAGATAACAAGAGAGGAAGCGAGGAACTATATTCTCTACCAAATTGGAGCTTTGTATGCGTTTGTTAAAGCAGAAGGCTTAACTCTACAGCATGTTAAACCCCATGGAGCTCTTTATAATGCTCTGGTCAAAGATGAAGAGCTTGCAAGGGGAGTTCTTGAGGGAATAGCAGATTTTGACAAAAAGCTGATTTTTGTAGGATTATCACTCTCAAAACCCTTAGAGATTGCCGAGGAGATGGGGCTTAGAGTTGCTCACGAGGTCTTTGCTGACAGGGCATACAACCCTGATGGAACCTTGGTTCCAAGGAGCAGGGAAGGTGCGGTAATTCACGACAAGGAGCTTATAGCAGAGAGGGTAATTTCAATGGTCAAGGATGGGGGCGTTAAAGCAATCAACGGTGAGTGGGTTGAGCTTAAAGCCGATACAATTTGCGTCCATGGTGACAATCCAAAAGCCCTCGAGATTACAGCATACATCAGAAAGCGCTTAGAGGAAGAGGGAGTCAAGATTGTGCCGATGAGAAAGGTTATTTAA
- a CDS encoding antitoxin AF2212-like protein, with amino-acid sequence MGIIEAVYENGVFRPLKKVKAPKKVKLMIIKDFERDLEEVFGILSEGIDVRELRKEWDRNASC; translated from the coding sequence ATGGGGATAATAGAGGCAGTTTATGAAAATGGAGTGTTTAGACCTCTAAAGAAAGTCAAAGCTCCAAAGAAGGTTAAACTGATGATAATCAAGGATTTTGAAAGGGATTTGGAGGAAGTATTTGGAATACTCAGCGAGGGTATTGATGTCAGAGAACTGAGAAAAGAGTGGGATAGAAATGCATCTTGTTGA
- a CDS encoding type II toxin-antitoxin system VapC family toxin: MHLVDTDIIIDILRGVKGSKEFLLDLSKEGLFLSVISMAEIFSGKETRDPVKHEKILRFLSHFEVVPLTQEIAILGGAIRRDYQIGLADALIAATAIHNGLTIVTYNTKHFEKVEGLKILKPDYR, translated from the coding sequence ATGCATCTTGTTGACACCGATATAATAATTGACATCCTTAGAGGCGTTAAGGGATCAAAGGAATTCCTATTGGACTTATCAAAAGAAGGGCTCTTTCTCTCAGTTATCAGTATGGCAGAAATATTCTCAGGGAAGGAGACAAGAGATCCAGTAAAACATGAAAAAATTCTCCGATTTTTGTCACATTTTGAAGTAGTGCCCCTAACCCAAGAAATTGCCATTCTGGGAGGAGCAATAAGAAGGGATTATCAAATTGGCCTGGCTGATGCGTTGATCGCTGCAACTGCAATTCACAATGGATTAACAATAGTAACTTACAATACAAAACATTTTGAAAAAGTTGAGGGTTTAAAAATTCTAAAACCAGACTACAGGTGA
- the pxpB gene encoding 5-oxoprolinase subunit PxpB has product MQFKPAGDSALVIIFGDRIDEGINKKVHAVASAIEKSSPDWLIEVVPTYTSIYVYYDPLKLSYQEALDAIKPFLSVEPKEEKPRIVEIPTAYGGEFGPDIEFVAQYNGLTIDDVIEIHSKPLYRVYMLGFTPGFAYLGGMDERIATPRLKKPRLKVPAGSVGIAGKQTGIYPIESPGGWRLIGRTPLRLFTPEKDPPTLLQPGDYVKFVPISEEEFWELHGGEQK; this is encoded by the coding sequence ATGCAGTTCAAACCAGCCGGAGATTCTGCTTTAGTTATTATTTTCGGGGATAGAATAGACGAGGGGATTAACAAAAAAGTCCATGCAGTTGCCAGTGCCATAGAAAAATCCTCTCCAGATTGGCTTATTGAAGTTGTTCCCACCTATACAAGCATCTATGTGTATTATGACCCGCTCAAGCTCAGCTATCAAGAAGCCCTCGATGCCATTAAGCCATTCCTCTCAGTGGAACCAAAAGAGGAAAAGCCAAGGATTGTAGAAATTCCTACAGCTTATGGTGGAGAGTTTGGGCCAGATATTGAGTTTGTGGCTCAATATAATGGCTTAACTATTGATGACGTCATCGAAATTCACTCAAAACCGCTCTACAGAGTTTATATGCTCGGATTTACGCCGGGATTTGCTTATCTTGGAGGAATGGACGAGAGAATTGCAACTCCTCGCCTAAAAAAGCCACGCTTGAAAGTGCCGGCAGGGAGCGTCGGCATAGCTGGAAAGCAGACGGGCATTTATCCCATAGAAAGCCCCGGCGGATGGCGTTTAATTGGAAGAACACCTCTGAGACTTTTCACTCCAGAGAAAGATCCACCAACTCTGTTACAGCCGGGTGATTACGTCAAGTTCGTACCGATAAGTGAGGAAGAGTTTTGGGAACTCCATGGGGGCGAGCAGAAATGA
- a CDS encoding 5-oxoprolinase subunit C family protein yields MIELVNVPSLTTIQDLGRYGYQKFGIPVSGVMDEVSARLANYLVGNHDNASLIEFVLKGPTIRFHSSAVFAVAGDVDVRLNGIPIEPWQSHWAKRGDVLEIGLLKSGVYGYIAFAGGILCDKILGSCSTYLRAKLGKPLKQGDKLKLGYAILAGKEGRVLPEPLIPRYSNESEIRVILGPQLEHFTEKGIETFLSSTYEVTPNSDRMGYRLEGPEIEHSEKGADIITDAIPLGAIQVPANGKPIIMLADRQTTGGYAKIGVVARVDVPKVAQTRAGGKLRFKAINVEEAQELFRKREFLFRSIKRLLDGEVRGYKIKALGKEFMVFVEKEK; encoded by the coding sequence ATGATTGAGCTCGTTAATGTCCCCTCCCTCACTACAATACAAGACCTTGGAAGATACGGCTACCAGAAGTTTGGAATCCCCGTTAGCGGAGTCATGGACGAAGTGAGTGCGCGCTTGGCTAACTACCTCGTTGGGAATCATGACAACGCCTCTTTAATCGAATTTGTCTTAAAAGGTCCCACTATAAGATTCCACTCCTCAGCAGTTTTTGCAGTTGCTGGAGATGTTGATGTAAGGTTAAATGGAATTCCAATTGAACCTTGGCAGAGCCACTGGGCCAAGCGGGGAGACGTTCTTGAGATAGGACTCCTAAAGAGCGGTGTTTATGGATATATAGCATTCGCTGGTGGAATTTTATGTGATAAAATCCTTGGAAGCTGCTCAACTTATTTGAGGGCAAAGCTTGGAAAACCGCTCAAACAGGGAGATAAGCTCAAGCTTGGATATGCAATTCTGGCAGGGAAGGAAGGGAGAGTTCTGCCAGAACCATTAATCCCGCGCTACTCAAACGAAAGTGAAATTAGAGTGATTCTAGGCCCTCAGCTCGAGCATTTCACAGAAAAAGGCATTGAAACTTTTCTAAGCTCAACTTATGAAGTCACGCCAAATTCAGATAGAATGGGTTACCGCTTAGAAGGTCCAGAGATAGAACACTCCGAAAAAGGGGCAGACATAATCACCGATGCAATCCCCTTGGGAGCTATTCAGGTTCCAGCCAACGGAAAGCCAATAATCATGCTCGCCGACAGACAGACAACGGGAGGCTACGCAAAAATTGGGGTAGTTGCAAGAGTTGATGTGCCAAAAGTTGCCCAAACAAGAGCGGGAGGAAAGTTAAGATTCAAAGCAATAAATGTGGAAGAAGCCCAAGAGCTGTTTAGAAAGAGGGAATTTTTATTCAGAAGCATCAAACGCCTTCTTGATGGAGAAGTAAGGGGTTACAAGATAAAAGCGCTTGGAAAAGAGTTCATGGTTTTTGTGGAAAAAGAAAAATAG
- a CDS encoding UPF0179 family protein, which produces MVITLVGEKLAKPGVEFIYYGPADPCKTCRLARVCVGNLEPGRRYKVVRVRNIEHSCPLHEGKVRVVEVVEPSIEVAIEPRLAIVGSKIRINFVECDDPEKKDVIRPEGLFEGDAVKILEIVGEIECNGKKYKVVKVMREKE; this is translated from the coding sequence ATGGTAATCACGTTAGTTGGTGAAAAGTTGGCTAAACCTGGTGTTGAATTCATTTATTACGGCCCAGCTGACCCATGCAAAACCTGTAGGCTCGCAAGGGTCTGCGTTGGGAACTTGGAGCCGGGAAGGAGATACAAAGTGGTGCGAGTAAGGAACATAGAGCACTCCTGCCCCCTTCATGAAGGAAAAGTCAGAGTTGTTGAGGTCGTTGAGCCTTCCATAGAGGTGGCAATAGAGCCAAGGCTTGCAATAGTTGGTTCAAAGATTAGAATTAACTTCGTTGAATGCGATGACCCAGAAAAGAAGGATGTAATCAGACCAGAAGGACTTTTTGAGGGTGATGCTGTTAAAATCCTTGAAATTGTTGGTGAAATCGAGTGCAACGGTAAAAAATACAAAGTGGTCAAAGTTATGAGGGAAAAAGAGTAG
- a CDS encoding NAD(P)-dependent glycerol-1-phosphate dehydrogenase yields the protein MHLMELPREVLLGENLKDKVGEVAKRLKLGERVLILYGPKTKEIAGREVRHHLKESFDVHSLTIKKASMKEVGKTVEKIKNENVQWIVAVGGGSIIDVAKLASFKSDISFISFPTTASHDGIASANASIKDLNAKTSIKAKPPIAVIADVKVIKTAPYRYLAAGVGDMISNLTAVKDWQLAHKLKGEYYSEYAASLSLMSAKMVIKNADIIRLGNEESVRKVIKGLISSGVAMSIAGSSRPASGAEHLFSHALDLIAPKPALHGEQCGVGTIIMAYLHGLKWQKIRETLKKVNAPTNAYELGIDPEYIIEALTIAHTIRPERYTILGKDGLTREAAEKAAKITGVI from the coding sequence ATGCACTTAATGGAATTACCTCGCGAGGTTCTTCTTGGAGAAAATTTGAAAGATAAGGTCGGGGAAGTTGCTAAAAGGCTAAAATTAGGTGAAAGAGTGCTGATTCTTTACGGGCCTAAAACTAAAGAGATTGCTGGAAGGGAGGTTAGGCATCACTTAAAAGAGAGCTTTGATGTTCACAGTTTAACAATTAAAAAAGCTTCAATGAAAGAAGTTGGGAAAACAGTTGAAAAGATAAAAAATGAGAATGTTCAATGGATTGTTGCTGTCGGCGGTGGGAGCATAATTGATGTTGCCAAACTTGCCTCATTCAAAAGTGATATTTCTTTCATCAGCTTCCCCACAACTGCTTCTCACGACGGCATAGCAAGCGCAAATGCCTCAATTAAAGATCTCAATGCCAAGACTTCGATAAAGGCAAAGCCGCCGATAGCTGTTATTGCCGATGTAAAAGTCATCAAAACCGCTCCGTACCGGTATCTTGCGGCGGGGGTTGGGGACATGATCTCCAACCTAACGGCAGTAAAAGACTGGCAGTTAGCACATAAACTCAAAGGAGAATATTACAGCGAGTATGCAGCTTCTCTTTCTTTAATGAGTGCCAAAATGGTGATAAAGAACGCTGACATCATAAGACTTGGTAATGAGGAAAGCGTTAGGAAAGTAATAAAAGGGTTAATTTCAAGTGGCGTTGCTATGAGCATAGCCGGCTCTTCAAGACCGGCAAGCGGAGCCGAGCATCTTTTCAGCCATGCCTTGGATTTAATTGCCCCTAAGCCGGCTCTGCACGGCGAGCAGTGTGGTGTTGGAACGATAATTATGGCTTACCTCCACGGACTGAAGTGGCAGAAAATTAGAGAAACCTTAAAGAAGGTCAACGCTCCAACAAATGCATATGAATTGGGAATTGACCCGGAGTATATTATTGAAGCTCTAACCATTGCACATACAATCAGACCTGAGAGATACACTATCTTGGGAAAGGATGGTTTAACGCGAGAAGCAGCTGAAAAAGCTGCTAAAATCACTGGAGTTATCTGA
- a CDS encoding DUF63 family protein: MGVSEIFQKYFVNPIKYNTGYNVVNTLTYAIILGIAALGVYKILKRLGIKYDNAFFRALIPYMIFGAFTRALTDATIYPRTYLTVTPGIYVVTFAITFTALLITHKLFEDWRRVFLYFGWALVGFDFVMLLTHLDKVHFTWIVLKYFIPALIIAESVIYLMTKKIELVRENSYLFYAHFYDATTTFVGIQFMGYWEQHVLPRFLMNLTGTAAVMYLLKFVTLMVALYLMKELQETESDKELMDFIKTVIFILGFAPGTRNLLRMLMGV; encoded by the coding sequence ATGGGAGTGAGTGAGATATTCCAAAAGTACTTTGTGAATCCGATAAAATACAACACTGGCTATAACGTCGTTAACACACTAACCTACGCGATCATTTTGGGAATAGCAGCCTTAGGAGTTTATAAAATCCTGAAACGGTTGGGGATAAAATACGACAATGCGTTTTTTAGAGCGTTAATCCCCTACATGATATTTGGAGCATTTACAAGGGCATTAACTGATGCTACCATATACCCGAGAACATATTTAACAGTGACCCCCGGAATATATGTGGTTACTTTTGCAATAACCTTCACCGCACTGCTTATTACACATAAGCTCTTTGAAGACTGGAGGAGGGTATTTCTCTACTTCGGCTGGGCACTGGTAGGCTTTGATTTTGTCATGTTGCTGACGCATTTAGATAAAGTCCACTTCACCTGGATTGTGCTGAAGTACTTCATTCCAGCCCTGATAATAGCAGAGAGCGTTATCTATCTAATGACCAAGAAAATTGAGCTCGTCAGAGAAAACAGCTATCTCTTCTATGCCCACTTTTATGATGCAACTACTACTTTTGTTGGAATCCAGTTTATGGGCTATTGGGAGCAACACGTCCTCCCAAGATTTCTGATGAATCTAACTGGAACAGCAGCAGTTATGTATCTCCTAAAGTTTGTAACCCTGATGGTAGCATTATATCTCATGAAAGAACTGCAAGAGACCGAAAGTGACAAAGAGCTTATGGATTTCATCAAAACGGTGATTTTTATTCTTGGATTTGCCCCGGGAACGAGAAATCTACTAAGAATGCTCATGGGGGTTTGA
- a CDS encoding bifunctional fructose-bisphosphatase/inositol-phosphate phosphatase, producing the protein MYEWNEIALNIAKEVEKEILPFFGKPEGGKVIGVSPSGDKTKLIDKIAEDVVLNALKPLGVNIVSEEVGSIDVGSDYTVVVDPVDGSFNFIHGIPVFGFSFAVFKGNKPEYAMLYEFITKSVYEGISGEGAYLNGRPIHVRELNEKSIAISFYTRGRGVELINKVKRIRVLGAIAIELAYLAKGSLDGVLDIRDYVRPTDIAASALIAKEAGAIITDDTGKELKFELSASEKLNIIAVNDEKLLKLILESI; encoded by the coding sequence ATGTATGAATGGAACGAGATAGCCTTGAATATTGCAAAAGAAGTTGAGAAGGAAATACTCCCCTTTTTTGGTAAGCCAGAAGGCGGAAAAGTTATTGGAGTTAGCCCCAGCGGAGATAAGACCAAGCTCATTGATAAGATTGCCGAGGATGTTGTTCTTAATGCCCTAAAACCCCTTGGTGTGAATATTGTTAGTGAAGAAGTAGGGAGTATTGACGTTGGAAGTGATTATACGGTTGTGGTTGATCCAGTTGATGGTTCGTTCAACTTCATCCACGGCATTCCAGTTTTCGGCTTCAGTTTTGCTGTGTTTAAAGGAAACAAACCAGAGTATGCAATGCTCTACGAATTCATTACAAAGAGCGTTTATGAGGGAATTTCTGGAGAGGGGGCTTATCTCAATGGCAGACCCATCCATGTCAGAGAACTCAACGAGAAATCAATAGCGATAAGCTTTTACACGAGAGGTAGAGGAGTAGAGCTGATAAACAAAGTTAAGCGCATTAGGGTGCTTGGGGCTATTGCAATAGAGCTTGCCTACTTGGCAAAAGGCTCTCTCGATGGGGTTTTAGACATTAGGGATTATGTAAGACCAACCGACATAGCAGCGAGTGCTTTGATAGCTAAAGAAGCTGGAGCAATAATAACTGATGACACCGGAAAAGAGCTGAAATTTGAATTAAGCGCCTCTGAGAAGCTGAACATCATAGCAGTTAACGATGAAAAGCTGCTCAAGCTGATACTGGAGAGTATTTAG
- a CDS encoding nucleotidyltransferase domain-containing protein, producing the protein MLEEVKRIILEESSKLGITVENVILFGSRARGNYRKDSDWDILIIVKEPLSRTEYRELWRRIYEKVELPADILIVSKKDFEKLKGLKGYVYYYASKEGVKI; encoded by the coding sequence ATGCTTGAGGAAGTCAAACGAATAATTCTTGAAGAGAGCTCAAAACTTGGTATCACAGTTGAGAATGTTATATTATTTGGCTCAAGGGCGAGAGGGAATTATCGCAAAGATAGCGATTGGGACATTCTGATAATTGTTAAGGAGCCGCTTAGTAGGACAGAATATAGGGAGTTATGGAGAAGAATTTATGAAAAAGTTGAACTTCCAGCTGATATTCTCATTGTATCCAAAAAAGATTTTGAAAAGCTTAAAGGGTTAAAGGGATATGTGTATTATTACGCCTCTAAAGAGGGGGTAAAAATATGA
- a CDS encoding HEPN domain-containing protein: protein MKTDVKDWIRKADEDLKASEILLEQNLYALSCFHAQQAVEKYLKAFLLEHDREISKTHNIKFLLNQCCEIDKSFRELFKSGVHYLTEYAVEVRYPGIYEPDREEAKDALRLAKVVKEFVLRKLMEE from the coding sequence ATGAAAACTGATGTAAAAGATTGGATCAGAAAAGCAGATGAAGATTTAAAGGCCTCTGAAATTTTACTTGAGCAGAATTTATATGCTCTCTCCTGCTTTCATGCTCAGCAGGCAGTTGAGAAGTATCTCAAAGCTTTTCTGCTTGAACATGATAGGGAAATCTCCAAGACTCATAACATAAAATTTCTGCTTAATCAGTGTTGTGAAATAGATAAGTCTTTCAGAGAGCTGTTCAAGTCTGGAGTTCACTATCTGACAGAATACGCCGTTGAGGTGAGATATCCTGGGATATATGAACCAGACAGAGAGGAAGCAAAAGATGCACTGAGACTTGCAAAAGTTGTCAAAGAGTTTGTTCTAAGGAAGCTGATGGAGGAGTGA
- a CDS encoding segregation and condensation protein A, with protein MERRYEEEITPVDILLQLVTMGKVDPWNIDIVDLTEKYIERLREMKELDLRLSARAILAASILLRMKTEALLYADEEKEEEKKEERIRVDVEPYVPPLRRVERYYTLDDLIEALMDALEDVEKRKPKVKKKVEIEEEIFVVDDFRVDIEKHVNRLYAIVKRLYEETKEKISFWELVFDPSPKIVARTFLYLLFLANMGKVELIQEEPFGDIYVVPVEA; from the coding sequence ATGGAGCGCAGATATGAAGAGGAGATAACTCCCGTTGATATTCTTTTACAGCTTGTCACAATGGGCAAAGTGGATCCTTGGAATATTGACATAGTTGATCTGACAGAAAAATACATTGAGCGCTTAAGGGAGATGAAAGAACTCGACCTGAGGCTTTCAGCGAGAGCTATCCTTGCAGCGTCAATCCTTTTGAGAATGAAGACAGAGGCTTTACTTTATGCGGATGAGGAGAAGGAGGAAGAGAAGAAGGAGGAGCGCATAAGGGTTGATGTTGAGCCTTATGTGCCGCCCCTTAGAAGAGTCGAGCGCTACTATACCTTAGATGATCTCATAGAGGCTCTCATGGACGCTCTCGAAGATGTAGAGAAGAGGAAGCCGAAGGTAAAGAAGAAGGTAGAGATTGAAGAGGAAATCTTTGTTGTTGATGACTTCAGAGTTGACATCGAAAAGCACGTGAATAGACTGTACGCGATTGTTAAGAGGCTCTATGAGGAAACGAAGGAGAAGATAAGCTTCTGGGAGCTTGTGTTTGATCCAAGTCCAAAGATAGTTGCAAGGACTTTCCTCTATCTGCTGTTTTTAGCAAACATGGGGAAGGTTGAGCTTATTCAGGAGGAGCCGTTTGGAGACATATATGTTGTTCCAGTGGAAGCTTGA
- a CDS encoding HepT-like ribonuclease domain-containing protein — MKRDYTLYLRDIIEAMESIERFIEGMSFEDFVADDKTVSAVLRKLEIIGEAAKHISPHIRERYDDVPWKQMAGMRDKLIHFYFGVDYELVWRTVTVRIPEIKKRLIEILSELKGDQNGAQI, encoded by the coding sequence ATGAAGAGGGATTACACTCTATACCTCAGGGATATAATTGAAGCAATGGAAAGCATTGAACGGTTCATTGAGGGTATGAGTTTTGAGGACTTTGTAGCAGATGATAAAACTGTGAGCGCAGTTTTAAGGAAGCTTGAAATAATTGGAGAGGCTGCCAAACACATTTCACCACATATCAGGGAAAGATATGATGATGTTCCATGGAAGCAGATGGCTGGTATGAGAGACAAATTGATTCACTTCTACTTTGGTGTTGATTATGAACTTGTCTGGAGAACTGTTACCGTAAGGATTCCAGAGATTAAAAAGAGGCTAATTGAAATATTATCCGAACTCAAGGGTGACCAAAATGGAGCGCAGATATGA
- a CDS encoding nucleotidyltransferase family protein: MKLEGILKVLEELKPELKSKYKVKSLAVFGSYVRGEQRETSDVDVLVEFSEDADLFDLIALEEFLTEKLGIKVDVVPKNALRKELRQSVFREAIEV, from the coding sequence ATGAAGCTTGAAGGTATATTAAAAGTTCTTGAAGAGCTCAAACCCGAACTGAAAAGTAAATACAAGGTCAAGAGTTTAGCAGTCTTTGGCTCCTATGTTAGGGGAGAACAAAGGGAGACCAGCGATGTGGATGTTCTCGTTGAATTCTCAGAAGATGCTGATCTATTTGACCTCATAGCTCTGGAGGAATTTCTGACGGAGAAATTGGGAATAAAAGTTGATGTTGTGCCAAAAAATGCTCTTAGAAAAGAGCTGAGACAATCCGTATTTAGGGAGGCTATTGAGGTATGA